GCGCGCCAGCTTGGCCGTCACCCGGCGCGCCAGCACCTGGTCGGGCGTGACGAGGGCGGCGGTCTTCTCGGGCGTCTCCAGCGCCTCGCGCAGCAGCAGGGCGGCGACCGTGGCGGCCTCCTCCTCGGCCCGCGCGCTGACGAGGGAGAGGCCCTTCAGCCCCTCGGCGATAGGATCGAGCCCCTCGGCGTCGGCCTCGGCGCGGAGCTGCTCGATGGCGTGCAGCCAGTCGGCGGTGGCGCGCGGCGGCCGCAGGGCCTCGTTGATCACCCGGCGGCGCCAGCGGCCCTGGGTCTGGTGCGCCAGGGCGGCAGGCCAGACCTCGACGTGCTTACGGTCTATGCCGGTGCGCGCCAGCAGGCGGCGCAGGGCGCCCTGCGGATGCTGCTCGTCCACCTCGCGCCAGGCGCTCTCGGCCAGGCTGTCGTCGAGGCCCGGGACGACGACCGCGCCGCGCGGGGCGGCGGCGATCACCGCCAGGAGGTCGGCGGTGGCCGGGGCGGTGCCCGTGGAGCCGGCCGCCACCAGCACCCCCTGCGGCGGGCGCGAGGCCCAGACGTCGGCCAGCCGCCGTAGCAGGCGCACGCGCCGCTCGCTGACGTCCACCAGGCCCAGCTCGGCGAGGCGCCTGGGCCATTCGGTCAGCGCCGTCTCGAGGAACTCGCGGCTGACCCGCCAGTGCTCGGCGAGGTCGGCCTCGACCAGGCCCGCCAGCTTCTCGCCGGCCTCGGCCTCCTCGATCTGCAGGCTGTCTAGGAAGGCGCCCAGGGCGTCGGCCAGCTCCAGCGCCGCCGAGGCGGTCAGCTCGCGGCCCGGCAGCAGCCGCCAGTGCCCGGCCACCAGCCGCGTCAGCTCGAAGCGCCGGCGCAGCGGGTCGATGGCGGCGGGCAGGTCGAGGGCCAGGTCGCCCGGCTCGAACGGCGGCTCGCCGGCCTCGAGGTCGCCCAGCGGGCGCATCTGCGGCGGCAGGACGGCCCGGCCGCCCGCGGCGCGCACGAAGGCGTCGGCCACCGCCCGCGCCCCGCGCCGGGTGGGCAGGAGGACGAGGGCGTCCGACAGCGCCTCGGGCCCGTCGTCGGCCAGGGCCTCGTAGAGCCCGCGGGCGAGGTCTTCGGCGAACGGCCGGTGCGCCGGGATGTTGAACCAGCGAGGACCCGGCCGCTCGAAGAAGCGGGTCACGACAGCCTCTGCTCCGCCGCCTCGCGCGCGGCGGGGTCGCCCACGTGCATCCAGAAAGCGTCCATGGCCACGCCGCGGAGCCGGCCTGCGGCCTGCAGCTCATGCCAGACCGGCAGGATCGAGAACGGGCCCGTCCTGGGCGAGGCGTCGAGGACCTGGGGCTTGAGGATGCCGAAGCCGGTGTTGGCGTAGGGCGTCGGCGGCTTGGGCGCGACCGAATGGGTCAGTCGGCCCTGCGCGTCCATGAAGAAGCCGTTGGGCCCCTCGAAGCCCAGGCCGTGGCCGCGGCGGACCAGCAGCAGGAGGATGTCCATGGCCGCCGGGTCCCAGACCCGCTTCAGGGTCTCCAGCGGCGGCTCGCCCTCGGTGATCCACAGCGAGTCGATGTTGGCGACGAAGATCGGCTCATCGCCCAGCAGCGGCCGGGCGTGCTGGATGCCGCCGCCGGAATCCAGCAGCTCGGCCCGCTCGTCGGAGATGCGGATCTCGAGGTCCGT
The Phenylobacterium zucineum HLK1 genome window above contains:
- a CDS encoding nucleotidyltransferase family protein; its protein translation is MSQAPTTAMVLAAGLGTRMRPLTDTTPKCLVPVAGRPLIDHVLDELVAAGVTRAVVNVHHFADQVEAHLARRTDLEIRISDERAELLDSGGGIQHARPLLGDEPIFVANIDSLWITEGEPPLETLKRVWDPAAMDILLLLVRRGHGLGFEGPNGFFMDAQGRLTHSVAPKPPTPYANTGFGILKPQVLDASPRTGPFSILPVWHELQAAGRLRGVAMDAFWMHVGDPAAREAAEQRLS